Proteins encoded within one genomic window of Neorhizobium galegae bv. orientalis str. HAMBI 540:
- a CDS encoding ABC transporter ATP-binding protein → MDNSQALLKVENLRVSYRAGKAYNTVVKGVSFDLGRERLGIVGESGSGKSTIGRALLKLLPTAKIEADRMDFGGIDLLSASEKQMLTIRGRRISMILQDPKFSLNPVHRVGDQIAEAYRVHYKASAQVARQKTLEMLEAVKIRDPERVFGLYPHEVSGGMGQRIMIAMMLIPEPQIIIADEPTSALDVTVRMQVLNILNELVINKGIGLIMISHDLNLVRNFCDRVLVMRHGEVVEERAARDMRNCTHPYTQGLLAAQPHIGGSRKPLPVLNRQTISPETKEVRA, encoded by the coding sequence ATGGATAACAGCCAAGCACTCTTGAAGGTCGAAAATCTCCGCGTCAGCTATCGCGCTGGCAAAGCCTACAACACCGTCGTCAAGGGCGTCTCCTTCGATCTCGGCCGCGAGCGGCTCGGCATCGTCGGCGAATCCGGCTCCGGCAAGTCGACGATCGGCCGCGCGCTGCTGAAGCTGCTGCCGACCGCCAAGATCGAGGCCGACCGCATGGATTTCGGCGGTATCGACCTTCTCTCGGCCAGCGAAAAGCAGATGCTGACGATCCGCGGCCGACGCATTTCGATGATCCTCCAGGATCCGAAGTTCTCGCTCAACCCGGTGCATCGCGTCGGAGACCAGATCGCCGAGGCCTATCGTGTTCATTACAAGGCCTCGGCGCAGGTCGCCCGGCAGAAGACGCTGGAAATGCTGGAAGCGGTGAAGATCCGCGATCCGGAACGGGTGTTCGGCCTTTATCCGCATGAAGTCTCGGGCGGCATGGGCCAGCGCATCATGATCGCCATGATGCTGATCCCCGAACCGCAGATCATCATCGCCGACGAGCCGACCTCGGCGCTCGACGTCACGGTGCGCATGCAGGTACTCAACATCCTGAACGAGCTGGTGATCAACAAGGGCATCGGCCTCATCATGATCAGCCACGACCTCAACCTGGTGCGCAATTTCTGCGACCGCGTTCTGGTCATGCGCCATGGCGAAGTGGTCGAGGAACGGGCGGCCCGGGACATGCGCAACTGCACGCATCCCTATACTCAAGGGTTGCTTGCCGCGCAGCCGCATATCGGCGGCAGCCGAAAGCCGCTTCCGGTCCTGAACCGCCAAACCATCTCCCCAGAGACCAAAGAGGTGCGCGCATGA